A stretch of Arachis hypogaea cultivar Tifrunner chromosome 15, arahy.Tifrunner.gnm2.J5K5, whole genome shotgun sequence DNA encodes these proteins:
- the LOC112749321 gene encoding laccase-11: MASLCGFMHNNVLTFLLCCMMIVGLIMPSPSEAAIKKYKFDIQLKNVSRLCHAKPIVTVNGRYPGPTVYAREGDRVQVTVTNHVQYNLSIHWHGLKQHRNGWADGPAYITQCPIQTGNSYTYDFNVTGQRGTLWWHAHILWLRATVYGAIVIMPKLGTPFPFPQPAREFEILLGEWWNNDVEEIEKQGTQMGVPPNISDAHTINGKPGPLFPCSEKHTYVMEVEQGRSYLLRIINAALNDELFFAIAGHNMTVVEVDAVYTKPFITSSILIGPGQTTNVLVHANNVPSRYFMAARVFMDAPISVDNKTVTAIFQYKGISNTVIPSLPKLPARNDSALALSLNKKLRSLNSDQYPALVPLKVDRNLFYTIGLGMNPCPTCVNGTRLVASLNNVSFVMPQTALLQAHYLNLKGVFRTDFPDRPSKPFNYTGAPLTANLATLTGTRLSKIAFNSSVELVLQDTNLLSVESHPFHLHGYNFFVVGTGVGNFDPSKDPANYNLVDPIERNTVGVPTGGWVAIRFRADNPGVWFMHCHLELHTGWGLKMAFLVEDGPEKDQSVLPPPKDLPIC; encoded by the exons ATGGCAAGCTTGTGTGGTTTCATGCATAACAATGTCTTAACCTTTCTCCTCTGCTGTATGATGATTGTTGGCTTAATAATGCCTTCACCATCTGAAGCTGCCATAAAGAAATACAAATTTGAT ATTCAATTGAAGAATGTGAGTAGGCTGTGCCATGCAAAACCCATTGTAACAGTAAATGGAAGGTACCCAGGGCCAACTGTTTATGCTAGAGAAGGAGATAGAGTACAAGTCACTGTCACCAACCATGTACAATACAACTTGTCCATTCATTG GCATGGGCTCAAACAACATCGCAATGGGTGGGCTGATGGACCAGCTTATATCACACAGTGTCCTATTCAAACCGGAAACAGCTACACTTATGACTTTAATGTTACTGGGCAAAGAGGAACACTGTGGTGGCATGCACACATTCTCTGGCTCAGGGCCACTGTGTATGGTGCAATTGTCATTATGCCTAAACTTGGAACACCATTTCCTTTCCCACAGCCAGCTAGAGAGTTCGAAATTCTCCTAGGTGAATGGTGGAACAATGATGTGGAAGAGATTGAGAAACAAGGGACCCAAATGGGAGTGCCACCAAATATCTCAGATGCACATACAATCAATGGCAAACCAGGACCTCTATTTCCTTGCTCTGAGAAGC ACACTTATGTAATGGAGGTGGAACAAGGGAGGAGTTACCTGCTGAGAATCATCAATGCTGCACTCAATGATGAACTCTTTTTCGCCATTGCGGGTCACAACATGACAGTTGTGGAGGTTGATGCAGTTTACACAAAACCATTCATCACAAGTTCCATACTAATTGGACCAGGACAAACCACAAACGTTTTAGTCCATGCCAACAATGTTCCAAGCAGGTACTTCATGGCCGCAAGGGTCTTCATGGATGCTCCAATCTCAGTTGACAACAAAACCGTGACAGCTATATTCCAATACAAAGGCATCTCAAACACTGTGATCCCTTCTCTTCCTAAACTTCCTGCTAGAAATGACTCAGCTCTTGCACTGAGTCTCAACAAGAAACTCAGAAGCCTAAATTCTGATCAATACCCTGCTCTTGTTCCTCTCAAAGTTGATAGAAACCTCTTCTACACTATTGGTTTAGGCATGAATCCTTGCCCTACGTGTGTCAATGGAACAAGATTGGTTGCTTCATTGAACAATGTCTCATTTGTGATGCCACAAACTGCACTTCTTCAAGCTCACTATTTAAACCTCAAGGGCGTTTTTAGAACTGATTTTCCTGATAGGCCTTCAAAACCTTTCAACTATACCGGTGCGCCGCTAACGGCAAATCTTGCCACCTTAACGGGGACACGGCTTAGCAAGATTGCCTTCAATTCTTCGGTGGAGCTGGTTTTGCAAGATACCAATCTCCTCTCAGTTGAGTCACATCCATTCCACCTTCATGGATATAATTTCTTTGTTGTTGGAACTGGTGTTGGTAACTTTGATCCATCTAAAGACCCTGCAAACTACAACTTGGTTGACCCCATTGAAAGGAACACCGTTGGAGTTCCCACCGGTGGTTGGGTAGCTATTCGTTTCAGGGCCGATAATCCAG GTGTTTGGTTCATGCATTGTCATCTGGAGCTGCACACTGGTTGGGGATTGAAAATGGCTTTTCTTGTTGAAGATGGACCAGAAAAAGATCAATCTGTTTTGCCACCACCAAAGGACCTTCCCATATGCTAG
- the LOC140179110 gene encoding uncharacterized protein, whose amino-acid sequence MRKSVFNRLCNDLVLNYGLKSTRGISGEEMVATFLYMLEQGASYRMLEERFQHSGETIFRQFHHVLSCVKKLTKNIIRPIDPSFGDTPKYIMDNDRYWPYFKDCIGVIDGKYYLIDTGYPTFKGFLGPYRYTRMMDSDDISILQKFKDIVSLQANEDDDTTIENGLTNFEINE is encoded by the exons atgagaaaatcAGTGTTTAACCGTTTATGCAATGATTTGGTTCTCAATTATGGCTTGAAATCCACACGAGGTATTAGTGGAGAAGAGATGGTAGCAACATTTTTATACATGCTTGAGCAAGGAGCTTCTTATAGAATGTTAGAAGAGCGATTTCAGCATTCAGGTGAAACTATATTTCGTCAATTTCATCATGTTCTATCATGTGTGAAGAaattgacaaaaaatattattagacCTATTGATCCTAGTTTTGGAGATACACCTAAATATATTATGGATAATGATAGATATTGGCCATATTTCAAAGATTGTATTGGAGTTATAGATG GTAAATATTACTTAATTGATACTGGTTATCCAACTTTTAAGGGATTCTTAGGACCTTATCGTTATACAAG AATGATGGATTCTGATGACATAAGTATTTTGCAAAAGTTTAAAGATATTGTTTCGTTACAAGCCAATGAAGATGACGATACTACTATAGAAAATGGATTaacaaattttgaaattaatgaaTGA